Proteins encoded together in one Lathyrus oleraceus cultivar Zhongwan6 chromosome 5, CAAS_Psat_ZW6_1.0, whole genome shotgun sequence window:
- the LOC127082727 gene encoding putative pentatricopeptide repeat-containing protein At1g77010, mitochondrial, whose amino-acid sequence MELNGVCRTLREARQLHLSFLKTGTLHSSVTTTNRLLQLYSRRGSLQDASKLFDEMPQTNAFSWNTLIEAHINSGNRNKSLQLFHAMPQKTQYSWNLLVSTFSKSGDLQLAHSLFNAMPMKNPLVWNSIIHGYSRHGHPRKALLLFKEMNLDPSETVHRDAFALSTVFGACAELFALDCGKQVHARVFIDGFEFEFDKILCSSIVNFYGKCGDLDSAAQVVGFVKEVDDFSLSALVSGYANAGRMRDARRVFDSMVDPCSVLWNSIISGYVSNGEEMEALALFNSMRRNGIWGDFSAVANILSAASSLLNVELVKQMHDHAFKIGATCDIVVSSALLDAYSKCQHPHEACKLFGELKAYDAILLNTMITVYCNCGRIEDAKWIFNTMPNKTLISWNSILVGLTQNACPSEALDTFCKMNKLDVKMDKFSFASVISACACKSSLELGEQVFAKAITLGLESDQIISTSLVDFYCKCGLVEMGRKVFDGMIKTDEVSWNTMLMGYATNGYGIEALTLFNEMRYSVVRPSAITFTGVLSACDHCGLVEEGRNLFHTMKHEYNINPGIEHYSCMVDLFARAGCFGEAMYLIEEMPFQADANMWLSVLRGCISYGNRTIGKMAAEQIIQLDPENPGAYIQLSNILATSEDWEGSAKVRELMRDKNVQKIPGCSWADC is encoded by the coding sequence ATGGAGTTGAATGGCGTGTGCCGCACGCTTCGTGAAGCGAGACAACTCCACCTGTCGTTCCTCAAAACCGGTACTCTGCATTCATCCGTCACCACCACCAACCGCCTCCTCCAATTATACTCCCGGCGCGGCTCTCTTCAAGATGCATCTAAACTGTTCGATGAAATGCCGCAAACAAATGCTTTCTCATGGAACACCCTCATCGAAGCCCATATCAACTCAGGCAACAGAAACAAGTCACTGCAATTGTTTCATGCCATGCCCCAGAAAACCCAATACTCCTGGAACCTTCTTGTTTCAACGTTTTCCAAATCTGGTGACCTTCAACTGGCTCACTCTCTCTTCAACGCCATGCCTATGAAGAACCCCCTTGTCTGGAATTCCATCATTCATGGTTACTCTCGACACGGGCATCCAAGAAAAGCTCTTTTACTCTTTAAGGAGATGAATTTAGACCCTTCAGAAACGGTGCACCGCGATGCCTTTGCGTTGTCAACCGTTTTTGGTGCATGTGCTGAATTGTTTGCTCTTGATTGTGGAAAACAAGTACATGCTCGTGTTTTCATTGatggttttgaatttgagtttgaCAAGATTCTGTGCAGTTCAATTGTTAACTTTTATGGGAAATGTGGTGATTTGGATAGTGCTGCTCAGGTTGTGGGTTTTGTGAAGGAAGTAGATGACTTTTCTTTATCTGCTTTGGTATCAGGTTATGCAAATGCTGGTAGAATGAGAGATGCGAGAAGGGTTTTTGATAGCATGGTTGATCCTTGTTCTGTGCTGTGGAATTCAATTATTTCGGGATATGTGTCGAATGGTGAGGAAATGGAGGCATTGGCTCTCTTCAACTCAATGCGTAGGAATGGTATTTGGGGAGACTTTTCTGCTGTTGCAAACATTTTGAGTGCTGCTAGTAGCTTGCTCAATGTTGAACTTGTTAAGCAAATGCATGACCATGCTTTTAAAATTGGGGCAACTTGTGATATCGTGGTTTCTagtgctttgcttgatgcataCTCCAAATGTCAACACCCTCATGAAGCTTGCAAGTTGTTCGGTGAGCTCAAAGCCTATGATGCAATCTTACTTAATACTATGATTACTGTTTATTGTAATTGTGGAAGAATAGAAGACGCAAAATGGATTTTTAACACGATGCCTAATAAAACCCTGATTTCATGGAATTCAATCTTGGTTGGCCTCACTCAGAATGCGTGTCCAAGTGAGGCGTTGGATACTTTTTGTAAGATGAATAAGCTGGATGTGAAAATGGACAAGTTTAGCTTTGCCAGTGTTATCAGTGCTTGTGCTTGTAAATCATCCCTTGAACTTGGTGAGCAAGTATTTGCTAAAGCTATTACTTTGGGGCTTGAATCTGACCAAATCATTTCTACCTCACTTGTTGACTTTTATTGTAAATGTGGTCTTGTTGAGATGGGACGGAAAGTTTTTGATGGAATGATAAAAACTGATGAAGTTTCGTGGAATACAATGCTGATGGGATATGCGACAAATGGATATGGAATAGAAGCACTAACCCTTTTTAATGAAATGAGGTATAGTGTTGTGAGGCCATCTGCTATTACTTTTACTGGTGTTCTTTCAGCCTGTGATCATTGCGGTCTGGTagaagaaggaagaaatctgTTCCATACTATGAAGCACGAGTATAATATAAATCCAGGGATTGAACATTACTCTTGCATGGTTGACCTTTTTGCCAGAGCTGGTTGTTTTGGGGAGGCAATGTATCTTATTGAAGAGATGCCTTTTCAGGCTGATGCTAACATGTGGTTATCAGTATTAAGAGGCTGCATATCCTATGGAAACAGGACTATTGGAAAGATGGCAGCAGAGCAAATTATTCAGCTTGATCCTGAAAATCCAGGTGCTTATATACAATTATCTAACATACTTGCAACTTCTGAAGACTGGGAAGGATCAGCAAAAGTAAGAGAGTTAATGAGAGATAAAAATGTTCAGAAGATTCCCGGTTGCAGTTGGGCAGATTGTTGA